The Thalassotalea nanhaiensis genome has a window encoding:
- a CDS encoding sulfatase codes for MTIITKVALASVTLLMTCSSLASEDVQNAKENLEKPVNILFIMADDLNDFVGVMNNSIGVKTPNIDKLAEHATLFTNAHSNAPICSPSRASLFSGIQPHASGQYAFGNWRHNKVLANSRTIMEQLSHHGYHSAGTGKLTHHQWPKAWDDFGIRPDYTPLAFDGKKVTQHPDVPSPYNKDIGPLDSTFIPLSKVPNVEAKGNKAGHNGWYYGGFKKPFNYENEQDRDPLPDEMYADWTANKLKEFERNKLRKPFFLSVGFIRPHTPLVVPDRFFDMYPLDTINLPEFVENDDADTHFESLYVPKTSLGRKHFTKLMESYPNKELALKTYYQAYLASISFMDEQVGKVLDALQNSIYKDNTVVVLTSDHGYNLGEKNNLFKNNLWERSTKIPLIVFDPRTKKKQTIDQPVSLIDLYPTFMDYAQASGDNRKNDKGLPISGKSIKALIDGNDKHERFALTVVKLWGDKGLKNFAIRTKDWRYILYGNGKEELYHNQIDQNEITNLADNVEYNNIKHTLKAKLLTATADAK; via the coding sequence ATGACAATAATAACGAAGGTCGCACTTGCCAGCGTTACGTTGCTAATGACCTGTTCATCTCTAGCAAGTGAAGACGTTCAAAATGCTAAAGAAAACCTAGAGAAACCAGTTAACATTTTATTCATTATGGCTGACGATCTAAATGACTTTGTTGGCGTAATGAATAACTCTATCGGGGTAAAAACACCAAATATTGATAAACTTGCCGAGCATGCAACCTTGTTTACCAATGCTCATTCTAACGCACCAATTTGCAGTCCATCTCGAGCAAGTTTGTTCTCGGGCATTCAGCCACATGCATCTGGCCAATATGCCTTTGGTAATTGGCGCCATAATAAAGTGTTAGCTAATTCCAGAACGATTATGGAACAGTTAAGTCATCATGGTTATCACAGTGCTGGTACGGGTAAGCTAACTCATCATCAATGGCCAAAAGCCTGGGATGACTTTGGCATTAGACCAGACTACACCCCGCTTGCTTTTGATGGCAAAAAAGTAACACAGCACCCTGATGTACCTTCACCTTACAATAAAGATATTGGCCCTTTAGATTCTACCTTCATCCCGCTTTCAAAAGTTCCAAACGTTGAAGCTAAGGGAAATAAAGCAGGTCATAATGGTTGGTATTATGGCGGTTTTAAAAAGCCGTTCAACTATGAAAATGAACAAGACCGAGATCCATTGCCAGACGAGATGTACGCTGATTGGACAGCAAATAAACTTAAAGAATTTGAGCGTAATAAGCTGCGAAAACCATTCTTTTTAAGTGTTGGCTTTATTCGACCGCACACCCCTCTTGTGGTACCTGATCGATTTTTTGATATGTATCCTTTAGATACAATCAATCTACCCGAGTTTGTCGAAAATGATGATGCCGATACCCATTTTGAAAGCTTATACGTACCTAAAACATCTTTAGGTCGTAAGCATTTTACAAAATTAATGGAATCTTACCCAAATAAAGAGCTGGCACTTAAAACCTATTATCAAGCCTATTTAGCCAGCATTAGCTTTATGGATGAACAAGTAGGTAAAGTGTTAGATGCATTGCAAAACAGTATCTATAAGGATAACACCGTAGTGGTATTAACCAGCGACCACGGCTACAACTTAGGTGAGAAAAATAACCTATTTAAAAATAACTTATGGGAACGCTCTACTAAAATTCCATTAATTGTTTTTGACCCTCGAACCAAGAAAAAACAGACCATAGATCAGCCTGTTAGTTTAATCGATCTATATCCAACCTTTATGGACTATGCCCAAGCAAGCGGTGATAACCGAAAAAATGATAAAGGCTTACCCATAAGTGGAAAGTCAATTAAAGCGCTTATTGACGGAAATGATAAACATGAGCGCTTTGCCTTAACGGTCGTAAAACTGTGGGGAGATAAAGGCCTGAAAAACTTTGCGATTAGAACTAAAGATTGGCGTTACATACTTTATGGAAACGGCAAAGAAGAACTTTATCATAACCAGATAGACCAAAATGAAATAACAAATCTGGCTGATAATGTTGAATACAACAACATTAAACACACATTAAAAGCCAAGCTTTTGACTGCAACCGCAGATGCAAAATAA
- a CDS encoding right-handed parallel beta-helix repeat-containing protein, with translation MNAFSRLLILSSFLLSLSVQATDYYVHPGIGKDSNKGTSAELPRKSFPKNLKAGDKLLLAAGTTFWNKLELKNLRGTSEQPIIVTTYAADDKNKDARVAINSKGFLNGISIINSQHVHVSNIEVSANAGGVHKWIEKKYQKNNKNKLPTMRIGVLLEASKKGNFQGIKLDNLLVKDVYFNDPGVTRSKKETGSANGTESYGWGIRAFARNGGKFDGLVINNSTVTRVAHTGIKLNGPKGSIKNITLSNNKVFDVGGPGMQMSGGESVHVYGNIVKNSGSTKDTRNWGRGSGMWTWGTSYALIEYNKFLNANGPADSAGFHIDFNCDNIIFQYNISANNAGGFIEILGNNYNNAYRYNVSINDGYRTKGINNAFQEGKTFWFSGFVGKNNPHNGPFNSYIYNNTIYVKEDILSKMAVTRMSKGALIANNIFHVLGDSKAVKGDQYRPEAKGINHIKNVNFTNNIFLKDTTWPKSILIQDSAPVIGDVKFSNPGGTKLTDYIPLNKALVANKGIEIPFIEGDKKGLFRALKVSHDILGTPIKGKPDMGAIEISE, from the coding sequence ATGAACGCTTTTTCACGCTTATTAATACTATCAAGCTTTTTGCTTAGCTTATCGGTACAGGCAACTGACTACTACGTGCACCCGGGAATAGGTAAAGACAGTAATAAAGGTACCTCAGCGGAGTTACCTCGAAAGTCATTTCCAAAGAATCTAAAAGCGGGAGACAAATTATTGCTGGCTGCCGGGACTACGTTTTGGAACAAACTTGAGCTTAAAAATTTAAGAGGTACCAGTGAGCAACCAATTATTGTTACTACCTATGCTGCTGATGACAAAAACAAAGATGCCCGAGTCGCCATCAACTCTAAAGGTTTTTTAAACGGTATCAGTATCATTAATTCTCAACATGTTCATGTAAGTAATATTGAAGTGTCGGCGAATGCCGGTGGCGTGCATAAGTGGATTGAAAAAAAATATCAAAAGAATAACAAAAACAAACTACCAACTATGCGTATTGGTGTATTGCTTGAGGCAAGTAAAAAAGGGAATTTTCAAGGCATTAAGCTTGATAATTTATTAGTAAAAGATGTTTACTTTAACGACCCTGGAGTTACCCGCTCTAAAAAAGAAACCGGCAGTGCCAATGGCACCGAAAGTTATGGTTGGGGAATTCGCGCATTTGCCCGTAACGGCGGTAAATTTGATGGTCTTGTCATAAACAACTCAACAGTAACCCGTGTTGCTCATACTGGTATTAAGTTAAATGGGCCTAAAGGAAGTATCAAAAACATCACGCTGAGCAATAACAAGGTATTTGATGTTGGTGGCCCTGGTATGCAAATGAGCGGCGGTGAAAGTGTTCATGTATATGGCAACATAGTTAAAAACTCAGGTAGCACAAAAGACACGCGAAACTGGGGCCGTGGCAGCGGAATGTGGACCTGGGGTACATCGTACGCCCTTATTGAGTACAATAAATTTTTAAATGCGAATGGCCCAGCAGACTCTGCCGGTTTTCACATAGACTTTAATTGTGACAACATCATTTTCCAATACAACATTAGCGCCAACAATGCCGGCGGCTTTATCGAGATCTTAGGCAACAATTACAACAATGCCTATCGCTACAACGTCAGTATTAATGATGGCTACCGCACCAAAGGAATAAACAACGCTTTCCAAGAGGGTAAAACATTTTGGTTCAGTGGTTTTGTTGGTAAAAACAACCCACATAATGGGCCTTTCAATAGCTACATTTATAATAATACCATTTATGTTAAAGAAGATATTTTAAGTAAAATGGCAGTTACTCGTATGTCTAAAGGGGCATTAATAGCCAATAATATTTTCCATGTGCTTGGTGACAGTAAAGCCGTAAAAGGGGATCAATATCGCCCAGAAGCTAAAGGCATCAACCACATTAAAAACGTAAACTTTACCAATAACATTTTCCTAAAAGATACCACTTGGCCTAAATCTATTCTTATTCAAGACAGCGCTCCGGTTATTGGCGATGTTAAATTTAGCAATCCTGGCGGCACAAAATTAACCGACTACATCCCTTTAAATAAAGCACTTGTCGCCAACAAAGGCATCGAAATTCCATTTATTGAAGGTGACAAAAAAGGTTTGTTCAGAGCTTTAAAAGTAAGCCATGACATTTTAGGAACTCCTATCAAAGGCAAACCTGATATGGGCGCGATAGAAATTAGCGAATAA
- the galE gene encoding UDP-glucose 4-epimerase GalE gives MKVLVAGGLGYIGSHTCLALQKAGVTPIIYDNLSNASINVLEQLKHISGKDFTFVEGDIRNQALLEQVMQEHNVTAVLHFAALKAVGESCEQPRRYYDNNVAGSVVLLDAMANVGVKQIIFSSSATVYGDPQYLPLDENHPISATNPYGWTKVMVEQILQDNCQADAGNLAISLRYFNPVGAHPSGLLGESPNGIPNNLMPYIAQTAVGKREFVSVYGDDYDTPDGTGVRDYIHIMDLAEGHVAAFLNHKNDTSFIAYNLGTGQGYSVLDVIKAFSKAAKNEVPYKFAPRRSGDVACNYADASLAKQKLNWQATLGLPEMTEDTWRWQSKYPQGL, from the coding sequence ATGAAAGTGTTAGTTGCAGGCGGGTTGGGCTATATAGGTAGTCACACATGTTTAGCGTTACAAAAAGCAGGTGTAACACCTATTATCTATGACAATCTGTCAAACGCTAGCATTAATGTGTTGGAGCAACTCAAACATATAAGTGGTAAAGATTTCACTTTTGTTGAAGGTGATATACGCAACCAAGCTCTGTTAGAACAGGTCATGCAAGAGCACAATGTTACTGCCGTATTACACTTTGCAGCATTGAAAGCTGTTGGCGAATCGTGCGAACAGCCTAGACGCTATTATGACAATAATGTTGCTGGTAGTGTCGTTCTGTTAGATGCAATGGCAAATGTTGGCGTAAAACAAATTATTTTTAGTTCTTCCGCCACGGTATATGGTGATCCACAATATTTACCTTTAGATGAAAATCATCCAATTTCAGCGACTAACCCATATGGCTGGACTAAGGTAATGGTTGAGCAAATCTTACAAGATAATTGTCAGGCCGATGCGGGTAATTTGGCTATTTCTCTTCGTTATTTTAATCCGGTAGGAGCTCACCCAAGTGGTTTATTAGGAGAAAGCCCTAATGGTATTCCTAATAACTTGATGCCTTATATTGCTCAAACTGCGGTAGGGAAACGCGAATTTGTCAGTGTTTACGGCGATGATTATGATACTCCCGATGGCACTGGAGTTCGTGATTATATTCATATCATGGATTTGGCTGAAGGCCATGTTGCGGCGTTTTTAAACCATAAAAATGATACCAGTTTTATTGCTTATAATTTAGGTACAGGGCAAGGGTATTCGGTATTGGACGTTATTAAAGCATTCTCAAAAGCGGCGAAAAATGAAGTACCTTATAAGTTTGCACCAAGACGCAGTGGTGATGTCGCTTGTAATTATGCCGATGCAAGTTTGGCAAAACAAAAATTAAATTGGCAAGCAACTTTAGGCTTGCCTGAAATGACCGAAGATACATGGCGCTGGCAGTCAAAGTATCCTCAAGGTCTTTAA
- a CDS encoding UDP-glucose--hexose-1-phosphate uridylyltransferase, whose translation MSSLEFTHRRKNPLTGDWVLVSPHRNNRPWSGATESGSSEQLPSYDDNCPLCPGNERASDTSNPDYKDTFVFKNDFGALVSDNENVVEQDTPEFIKADVARGECRVICFSPDHSKTLPELSKTEIQKVIDTWQSNYTELSKQYSCVHVFENKGAIMGCSQPHPHGQVWAHDHMSTEIAVENDNLAAYQHKTNKNLLAEYIEFEQDNKERVIFSNEHWLVVVPYWAAWPFETLLIAKDDVRHMGQLTVQQKASLSEALQILTTKYDNVFNCSFPYSMGWHSAPGNLGDDSHWRLHAHFYPPLLRSATVKKHMVGYEMLAESQRDLTAETAANILKSASSTHYKKGL comes from the coding sequence ATGAGTTCTCTTGAATTTACCCATCGTCGTAAAAACCCATTAACGGGGGACTGGGTTCTAGTCTCACCACACAGAAATAATCGCCCTTGGTCAGGTGCTACAGAATCCGGTTCTAGTGAGCAGTTACCTAGCTATGATGACAACTGTCCTTTATGTCCGGGCAATGAGCGAGCAAGTGATACGTCTAATCCTGATTATAAAGATACCTTTGTATTTAAAAATGATTTTGGTGCATTAGTAAGTGATAACGAAAATGTTGTTGAGCAAGATACTCCTGAATTTATCAAAGCAGATGTTGCAAGAGGTGAGTGTCGAGTTATTTGCTTCTCACCTGATCATTCAAAAACTTTGCCTGAATTGTCTAAGACAGAAATTCAAAAAGTAATCGATACTTGGCAATCAAACTATACTGAATTGTCAAAGCAATATAGTTGTGTTCATGTATTTGAAAATAAAGGGGCAATTATGGGCTGCTCACAGCCGCATCCGCATGGACAAGTTTGGGCTCATGATCATATGTCTACTGAAATAGCAGTTGAAAATGATAATTTAGCCGCGTATCAGCATAAAACTAATAAAAATTTATTGGCTGAGTACATAGAGTTTGAGCAAGACAACAAAGAACGTGTGATTTTTAGCAATGAACATTGGTTAGTTGTTGTTCCATATTGGGCTGCATGGCCATTTGAAACTCTACTGATAGCTAAGGACGATGTTCGTCATATGGGGCAGTTAACAGTGCAACAAAAAGCATCATTAAGTGAAGCCTTGCAAATACTTACAACCAAATATGACAATGTATTCAATTGCAGCTTTCCTTATTCAATGGGCTGGCACAGTGCTCCTGGTAACTTAGGTGACGATTCTCATTGGCGTTTACATGCACATTTTTATCCGCCTCTATTGCGCTCTGCGACTGTGAAAAAACATATGGTAGGTTATGAAATGTTGGCTGAAAGCCAGCGTGACTTAACCGCAGAAACGGCAGCCAATATTTTGAAATCGGCAAGCTCTACTCACTATAAAAAGGGACTTTAA
- the galK gene encoding galactokinase has translation MVDSLSTEFEKIYQHPATSLSSAPGRVNIIGEHTDYSEGLVLPCSLEFCTKVLYREREDNLVVVHSTNYPGESDRFDISEAIEHGNSQWGNYIRAMAFVIKRQGHSLCGVDVLISSDVPQGSGLSSSAALEVAIGGMFSESADLNLNSVTIALLGQEAENDFMDCQCGIMDQMISAKGEPGSALMIDCRDLSTQSIKIPDDLSLVIVNSNYPRKLVDSEYNQRRIDCEQAAKKMNVPMLRDATLELLASHRTALTAIEYKRAHHVITENQRVLDAMSALANSDMPTLKQLMSASHASLRDDFEVTVPATDGLVEICQTALGENGAVRMTGGGFGGAIVCLCREDDVALVKQAVDDQYFNKYQLHADVYVCSAGSGLKVEDIIAEPS, from the coding sequence ATGGTTGATTCACTATCGACAGAATTTGAGAAAATTTATCAGCATCCTGCTACCTCACTTTCATCAGCGCCAGGTAGAGTGAATATTATTGGCGAGCATACTGACTACAGTGAAGGCCTGGTACTTCCTTGTTCATTAGAGTTTTGTACCAAAGTTTTATATCGAGAACGAGAAGACAATTTAGTGGTTGTGCATTCTACCAATTATCCTGGAGAATCAGATCGCTTTGACATTAGTGAAGCTATTGAGCATGGAAACTCACAATGGGGCAACTACATCCGAGCTATGGCATTTGTAATAAAGCGCCAAGGTCACTCGCTTTGTGGTGTTGATGTATTAATTAGCTCCGATGTGCCCCAAGGTAGCGGCTTGTCGTCGTCAGCGGCACTTGAAGTAGCAATTGGTGGGATGTTTAGTGAGTCAGCAGACTTAAACCTAAACTCTGTAACAATAGCACTGTTGGGGCAAGAGGCCGAAAATGATTTCATGGATTGTCAGTGTGGCATTATGGATCAAATGATCTCTGCCAAAGGCGAACCAGGCTCTGCTTTAATGATTGATTGTCGTGATTTATCAACTCAATCGATTAAGATCCCAGACGATCTTAGCTTGGTAATTGTTAATTCGAATTACCCTAGAAAGTTAGTCGACAGTGAATACAACCAACGTCGAATTGATTGTGAGCAAGCCGCGAAAAAAATGAACGTGCCAATGCTTAGAGATGCAACACTGGAGTTGTTGGCAAGCCATAGAACAGCATTAACAGCAATAGAATACAAACGAGCGCATCATGTGATCACCGAGAATCAACGAGTGCTTGATGCTATGTCAGCATTAGCCAACAGTGATATGCCGACTTTAAAGCAATTAATGTCAGCATCGCACGCATCGTTGCGCGACGATTTTGAAGTTACGGTGCCTGCCACTGATGGCTTGGTTGAAATTTGTCAGACAGCCCTAGGCGAAAATGGCGCTGTCCGCATGACTGGTGGCGGTTTTGGTGGTGCGATTGTATGTTTGTGCAGAGAAGACGATGTCGCTTTAGTAAAGCAAGCTGTTGATGATCAGTATTTTAATAAGTACCAATTACACGCTGATGTTTACGTGTGTAGCGCTGGCAGTGGCTTAAAAGTTGAAGATATAATTGCAGAACCTTCATAA
- a CDS encoding DUF1800 family protein codes for MTNVTRRIALLMTISSFGLLCACGGGGSSSTKPTVKTSLPTISIISIEPTAVEQNSQVAKFKIERSSGTEQLAVSFDVTGHTDITKGSADASDYQLLYADGNIVGDSFIIPANESSRIIEVKPISDNLFEVPEQLNVNLTTQSTYQLSQEPTVSLTIIDADNTRDNAKVFYGVFTPQGDAITSATGVLSFILQGDNELGQLSYSFTNLGSEQTDQHIHLAPSGTMIKDLEGPGNVINMIWDLAPGGIFKTEQEMLDTLFNGEFFVNIHSANYPAGEISATLLYDANIKPPEQVDLTEADVDRDIIRFLNQATFGATPEDYQPLRDQINADGTNRMQVYNQWIEQQISMPASSLYDFTEAVAQHFPEEAGVNIRRDAFYNLAVHGKDQLRQRMAFALSQILVVSDEAAAIRNAHKGAAIYWDNLASNAFDYYNKALFDATLSPIMGVWLSHLYNQKEDVGAGYYPDENYAREVMQLFSFGLVHLNKNGTIALGDDNLPKPTYSNETIKEMARVFTGLSFRFKNDGENKVANNNFFLGDWANEYQYRWREPMKFFTSEHDFGSKTLFTDNNGTVTVAANNDKTDDAAMSEVAFVVDSLVAHSSTAPFISKQLIQRFVTSNPSSAYIERVANKFAEKGDLTATIKAILLDEEARNPQVHSSNSFGKIKEPIIQLTANLRLFKVKSRIALDDSVDTTFDTPIPGLNLELADKYQSGATLIRMGDLAIGQRALGANSVFNFYLPSYTPSGALASNSLMAPELQLLTEAQMFSTMNIYNGLMNSSLYRNNAAKYSIIYQNWHLKVWLQQEDFFEIWQNTSGTDTDKATAVVDYLDFYLNAGLMKANDNQGTRKLFIENLVQAASNNRFKLAFYGANTSPEFVLQK; via the coding sequence ATGACTAACGTTACTAGACGCATTGCACTGTTAATGACTATTTCCTCCTTTGGGCTTCTTTGTGCTTGTGGTGGCGGTGGTAGTAGCTCAACAAAGCCAACTGTGAAAACAAGTTTACCTACCATCTCAATTATTTCTATTGAGCCAACAGCTGTAGAACAGAACAGTCAAGTTGCTAAATTCAAAATAGAGCGTAGTTCTGGTACTGAACAACTGGCTGTTAGCTTTGATGTCACTGGCCATACCGATATAACCAAAGGCTCAGCGGATGCAAGTGATTATCAGTTGTTGTATGCCGATGGCAACATTGTTGGCGACAGTTTCATTATTCCTGCAAATGAAAGCTCTCGCATTATTGAAGTAAAACCAATATCTGACAATCTATTCGAAGTTCCAGAGCAGTTAAATGTAAATTTAACCACGCAAAGCACCTATCAACTAAGCCAAGAACCTACAGTTTCATTAACAATTATCGATGCTGATAATACGCGCGATAATGCCAAAGTATTTTATGGCGTATTCACGCCACAGGGCGATGCAATAACGTCGGCCACAGGTGTTTTAAGTTTTATATTACAAGGCGATAATGAGCTAGGCCAATTAAGCTATAGTTTTACCAACCTAGGATCTGAACAAACGGATCAACACATTCATTTGGCACCTTCAGGTACGATGATTAAAGATCTGGAAGGTCCTGGCAATGTTATAAATATGATTTGGGATTTAGCACCAGGAGGCATATTTAAGACCGAGCAAGAAATGCTTGATACTCTGTTTAATGGCGAGTTTTTTGTCAATATTCATTCTGCCAATTACCCTGCAGGTGAAATTTCAGCAACGCTATTGTATGACGCAAATATAAAGCCGCCTGAGCAAGTTGACCTTACCGAGGCCGATGTTGACAGGGACATTATTCGCTTTTTAAACCAGGCAACTTTTGGCGCTACTCCTGAAGACTATCAGCCTCTTAGAGATCAAATCAATGCCGACGGCACAAACCGTATGCAAGTTTATAATCAATGGATAGAGCAACAAATATCCATGCCTGCAAGCAGTTTATACGACTTTACTGAGGCAGTTGCTCAGCATTTTCCAGAAGAAGCAGGCGTAAACATTCGTCGCGACGCATTTTACAATTTAGCCGTTCATGGTAAAGACCAATTGCGTCAACGTATGGCATTTGCACTTAGCCAAATTTTAGTGGTTAGTGATGAAGCAGCAGCTATCCGCAATGCTCATAAAGGGGCTGCAATCTATTGGGATAACCTTGCGAGCAATGCTTTCGATTATTATAACAAGGCGTTGTTTGATGCAACGTTAAGTCCAATAATGGGAGTGTGGTTAAGCCATTTGTATAATCAGAAAGAAGATGTTGGCGCTGGTTATTACCCCGATGAAAACTACGCCCGAGAAGTTATGCAATTGTTCAGTTTTGGGTTAGTGCACTTAAACAAAAATGGCACTATCGCCTTGGGTGACGATAACTTGCCTAAACCAACTTATAGTAACGAAACCATAAAAGAAATGGCTCGAGTATTCACCGGTTTATCATTTAGATTTAAAAATGATGGTGAAAACAAGGTTGCGAATAACAATTTCTTTTTAGGTGATTGGGCCAACGAATATCAATACCGCTGGCGCGAGCCAATGAAATTTTTCACTTCTGAGCATGACTTTGGCAGTAAAACACTATTCACAGATAACAATGGCACTGTAACGGTCGCTGCAAATAATGATAAAACTGATGATGCGGCAATGTCAGAAGTTGCATTTGTGGTAGACAGCCTGGTTGCTCATAGCTCTACCGCTCCTTTTATTTCAAAGCAGCTCATTCAACGATTTGTTACTTCAAATCCAAGCTCGGCTTATATTGAAAGAGTGGCCAACAAGTTTGCTGAAAAAGGTGATTTAACTGCAACAATAAAAGCGATCTTGTTAGATGAGGAAGCCCGTAACCCACAAGTACACAGCTCAAACAGCTTTGGCAAAATTAAAGAACCAATAATACAACTTACTGCAAATTTACGACTTTTTAAGGTCAAATCCAGAATAGCACTAGATGACAGTGTCGATACTACTTTTGATACACCAATACCAGGATTAAACCTTGAATTAGCCGATAAATATCAGTCTGGAGCAACATTAATTAGAATGGGTGACTTAGCAATTGGTCAACGAGCACTAGGTGCAAACTCAGTGTTTAACTTCTATTTACCAAGTTATACGCCAAGCGGCGCTCTAGCCAGTAACTCTTTAATGGCGCCGGAATTACAACTGCTAACTGAAGCGCAAATGTTTTCCACAATGAACATTTATAATGGCTTAATGAACAGTAGCCTATACCGTAACAATGCAGCCAAATACAGCATAATTTACCAAAACTGGCATCTAAAAGTATGGTTGCAGCAGGAAGATTTTTTTGAGATTTGGCAGAATACTTCTGGAACTGATACAGATAAAGCAACAGCGGTTGTTGACTACCTCGACTTTTATTTAAATGCAGGACTAATGAAAGCCAACGACAACCAAGGCACTCGAAAATTATTTATTGAAAACTTGGTCCAAGCTGCAAGTAATAATCGGTTTAAATTAGCCTTTTACGGTGCCAATACCAGTCCGGAATTTGTGCTGCAAAAATAA
- a CDS encoding DUF1501 domain-containing protein, with product MANSKKKLHRREFLKNSCKIGVSASVVKALGLSSLLHAQQSLAAEQDYKALVFIFLAGGNDSFNMIAPKGVGNLRTNYEDGRRNAAISAEQLNAITPKTDVKIYGGEQYNEFGLHPACADMAEMFNNEEMSIVCNIGNLYEPTTRWQLLNDKVTLPPQLYSHSDQQLQFQSQPDIPFRYGWGGRLAEMVEDFNSSSNVSPLISVSGLNSFQVASQPDVSAYVMGYDGAVKLNGVTNERKTLLESSIDSIDASSHLMLQKYRDVFNSAKKSEAIVTSAFTEAEQTGVDYDAIFTAAGANTSKIGRQLKTIAKMIAGRNSTGNNRPIYFVEMNGFDTHKKLLTNHQTLMTDLNAALKGFKDVLVAQGDFDKTLSFVGSEFGRTLTPNGNDAEFGTDHAWGGHALLMGGMINGGQMFGTHPDLKLKEGLDASSGRGRWIPTTSTSQCVAKIANWFGVNQEELPLLIPSINNFPDTFTASSNLDFFKQEVS from the coding sequence ATGGCAAACTCTAAGAAAAAATTACATAGAAGAGAGTTTCTAAAGAACTCCTGCAAAATTGGTGTTAGCGCTAGTGTTGTAAAAGCCCTGGGACTTTCCAGCTTGTTACATGCCCAGCAAAGCTTGGCTGCCGAGCAAGATTATAAAGCTTTAGTGTTTATTTTTTTAGCTGGCGGTAACGACTCATTCAATATGATTGCGCCTAAGGGTGTTGGTAATTTACGTACTAATTACGAAGATGGACGTCGCAACGCAGCAATTTCTGCTGAACAATTAAATGCCATAACACCAAAAACCGATGTCAAAATTTATGGTGGTGAGCAATACAATGAGTTTGGTTTACACCCTGCTTGTGCAGACATGGCAGAAATGTTTAATAATGAAGAAATGTCGATAGTGTGTAATATTGGCAATCTGTATGAGCCTACAACCCGTTGGCAACTTCTGAATGATAAAGTAACACTTCCACCACAATTATATTCGCACAGCGATCAACAATTACAATTTCAAAGCCAACCAGATATTCCATTCAGATATGGATGGGGTGGCCGTTTAGCAGAAATGGTTGAAGATTTTAATAGCAGCAGTAATGTATCACCTTTAATATCGGTATCAGGCTTAAACTCTTTTCAAGTAGCTTCGCAACCAGATGTATCAGCCTATGTTATGGGTTACGACGGCGCAGTAAAACTTAATGGCGTCACTAACGAGCGTAAAACTCTATTAGAGTCATCTATCGATAGTATCGATGCATCGTCGCATTTAATGCTACAAAAATACCGTGACGTTTTTAATTCGGCTAAAAAGTCTGAAGCAATAGTAACAAGCGCCTTTACAGAAGCTGAGCAAACAGGCGTCGACTATGACGCTATATTTACTGCGGCAGGAGCAAACACCAGCAAAATAGGTCGTCAGCTTAAAACCATTGCAAAAATGATTGCTGGTCGAAACTCTACTGGCAACAACCGCCCTATCTATTTTGTAGAAATGAACGGTTTTGATACTCATAAAAAACTGTTAACCAATCATCAAACATTAATGACAGATCTTAATGCGGCATTAAAAGGTTTTAAAGATGTATTAGTTGCGCAAGGTGATTTTGATAAAACCTTAAGCTTTGTTGGCTCTGAGTTTGGCCGTACATTAACACCAAACGGTAACGATGCTGAATTTGGTACAGACCACGCATGGGGCGGTCATGCTTTGTTGATGGGAGGCATGATAAATGGCGGACAAATGTTCGGCACGCACCCCGATTTAAAGCTTAAAGAGGGGCTAGATGCAAGTTCCGGTCGTGGACGCTGGATCCCAACAACATCGACAAGCCAATGCGTTGCCAAAATTGCCAATTGGTTTGGGGTAAACCAAGAAGAACTCCCTTTGTTAATTCCAAGTATAAACAACTTCCCAGATACTTTTACCGCAAGTTCTAACCTAGATTTTTTTAAACAGGAGGTAAGCTAA